CGCCCAGCGAGATGACCGCCACCTCGGTAGTGCCCCCGCCGATGTCGACGACCATGTTGCCGGTCGGCTCGTGCACCGGGAGCCCAGCGCCGATCGCGGCGGCCATCGGCTCCTCGATGATGAACACCTTGCGGGCGCCCGCGGCGTACCCGGCGTCCTTGACCGCCCGCTGCTCGACGCCGGTGATCCCGCTGGGCACGCACACGACCAGTCGAGGCCGGTTGTAGCGGCGTCGGCGGTGCACCTTCTGGATGAAGTAGCGCAGCATCCGCTCGGTCGTGTCGAAGTCGGCGATGACCCCGTCCTTGAGCGGGCGGATCGCGACGATGTTGCCGGGGGTGCGGCCGATCATCTTCTTCGCCTCGGCGCCCACCGCGAGGATCCCGCCGGTGTTCTGGTTGATCGCCACGACCGACGGCTCGTTCAAGACGATGCCCCGGCCGCGGACGTAGACGAGGGTGTTGGCCGTTCCGAGGTCGACAGCCATGTCGCGGCCGATGAAGGCGAGCTTGTTCGCCATGCGTGGGGAGCCTTCCGGGTCGTCCGGGCGGGGGAAGGCACTCATGGTAGCCCGGCGGGCCGGTCGTGGCCCAAGTCCCGATCATGGGCCGACAGGAGCGCTCAGGCCAGATCGGGGAAGAACAGCGCGATCTCGCGAGCCGCCGACTCGGGGCTGTCGGAGCCGTGGGTCACGTTCTCCTGGGTCACCGTGGCGAGGTCGCCGCGGATCGTCCCGGGTGCGGCCTGCGCCGGGTTCGTGGCGCCCATCGCGGCGCGCCAGGCGGAGATCGCCGACTCCCCCTCGATCACGGCGGCGACGAGCGGTCCGCCGGTGATGAAGCTCACCAGGGAGTCGAAGAACGGCTTGCCAACGTGCTCGGCGTAGTGCGCCTCGGCGGTGGGCCGGTCGAGCGTGCGCAGCTCGAGGGCGAGGATGCGAAAGCCCTTGCGCTCGATGCGCGAGAGCACTTCGCCGACCAGGCCGCGTGCGACGCCGTCCGGCTTGACCAGCATCAGGGTCCGCTCGATCACGCGCCGGAGCCTACCGGCGCGGTGGGCTCAGGTGAGCAGGAGGCGGTCCAACCGCTTGGTGGCGAGCAGCGTTCCCGCAACGCCCAGGACGAGCAGGTAGACCACGTCGACGACGAGCCCGGGGTGCGGGTGACCCAGGGTGAAGGAGCGGATCAGGTCCACGGCGGGATAGAGCGGGCTGCAGCGCACGATCGGCTGGACCCACGTGGGATAGGTCGCGAGGGGGAAGAACGTCGCCGACAGCAGGAACAGCGGCAGCGTGACCAGGCTCACCCAGGAGAAGTCCTGCCAGCTGCGCATGTACGTCGTGGCCGCCATGCCCGCACCCGCGAAGGCGAAGCCGGCGAGCACCGCGGCGGGCAGCACGAGGACCGCCCACCAGGAGAGGACCAGCCCGAGGGCGAGCATCACGAGCAGGAACATCGCCGAGTACGCCGCGCCGCGCATGACCGCCCACGCGACCTCGCCCACGGCGACCGAGGAGGTGGAGAGCGGCGTCGCCAGCATCGCGTCGTAGAGCTTGGCGTACTTGAAGCGGAAGAACACGTTGTACGTCACGTCGAGCACCGCCCCCTGCATCGCCGACGCGGCGAGCATGGCCGGGGCGACGAACTCCTGGTAGGTCACCGTCTGCCCGGTCCCGAGGGTGACCGAGCTGATGAGGTGCCCGAGGCCGAGGCCCAGGGAGAGCAGGTAGAACAGCGGCTCGAGGACCCCGGAGGCGAACATCAGCCAGCCGCGCTGGTAGACGACGACGTTGCGCTCCACGACGCTCGGCGCGCGACCGATGCCCTGGAGCAGCGGCGGGGTCAGCCGAAGCGTCGAGGACACCTCAGACCACCAGCCGGCGCCGGAACGCGCGGTCCGCGAGCAGCAGGCCGGCTGCGAGCAGGGCGAGCAGGTATCCCACGTGCACGAGGTCGAACCAGCCGACCCGGCCGAGCACGAGGTCGCGGCACAGCGCCACCCCGTGCCACAGGGCGGTCACCCAGGCCAGCCGCTCCAGCCACGCCGGGAGCTGGGAGATCGGGAAGAACGTGCCCGAGAAGAGGAACAGCGGCACGACCCCGAACCGGTACAGGTAGGTCAGCGACTGGGTGTCCTCCGAGCGCGCGGTCATCGCCATCGCGGGGGCGGCGAAGGCCAGGCCGACGAGAACGGCCGCGGGAAGGGCCAGCACCAGCCATCCCGTGCCCAGCCCGAGGACGGCGATGACGAGCAGGAGGACGGCCGTCGACATCGCGACCATGGTCGCGGCCCACAGCAGGTGGCTGAGCAGGATCTGGCCGGCGGTGAGCGGCGTGGCCAGCATGGCGTGATAGGTCCGCTGCCACTTGATCGCGGCCATGACCGACCACGTCGCCTCCTCGAGCGCGGTCTGCATGGCGCTGGCGGCGACCAGGCCCGGCGCGAGGAACGCGACGTAGGTCACACCCTCCACCGGGCCGTTGGTGCGTCCGATGAGGTGGCCGAGTCCGTAGCCGAAGGCCAGCAGCTGCAGCACTGGGACGCCGAACATCGTCGCCGCCGACCCGCGCCAGGTCCGTCGGAAGGTGTCGACGAAGGACAGGTACGCCCGCCCGACCATCACCGGGGCCGGTGGGTCCGCGGGCACGGTGGGCGCGGTCGGCGCTGTGCTCAGGCCCATCAGTCGACCAGCGTCCGGCCGGTCAGGCGCAAGAAGACGTCCTCCAGGGTGCTGCGTCGGGCCAGCACCGACGTCGGGTGCAGGCCTCGCGCCAGCAGCGTGGAAACGGTGGCATCCCCGTCCTCGACGTACAGCAGCAGCCGGTCCGGCAGCTCCTCGACCCGGTCGGCGAGGTCTCGCAGCTGCGCGACGTGCTCCGCCGCGGCGTCCCGGAAGCGAAGCTCGACGACCTCGCGCGAGGAGTGCTCGGCGATGAGCTGCGCGGGCGAGCCCTCGGCGGCGATGCGGCCGCGGTCCATGACGACCAGCCGGTCGCACAGCTGCTCGGCCTCGTCCATGTAGTGCGTGGTGAGCACGAGGGTGACGCCTTGCTGCTTGAGACGGAACAACCGCTCCCAGACCACGTGGCGCGCCTGGGGGTCAAGGCCCGTCGTCGGCTCGTCGAGGAGCAGCAGCTCGGGGTCGTTGATCAGCGCGCGGGCGATGGTCAGGCGACGCTTCATCCCACCCGACAGCGCCTCGACCTTGGAGTCGGCGCGCTCGCCGAGCTGGACGAAGTCGAGGAGACGGTCCGCGCGGGTGCGGACCTCGCGCCGGGCCAGGCCGAAGTAGCGACCGTAGACGAGCAGGTTCTCGCGGACCCGCAGCTCCTGGTCGAGGCTGTCCTCCTGCGGCACCACGCCCAAGCGGGAGCGGATCGCCGGGCCGTGCTCGGCGGGGTCCAGACCGAAGATCCGCAGCGTGCCGCTCGTGACCGGGCTGACGCAGCCGACCATGCGCATCGTGGAGCTCTTGCCGGCACCGTTCGGGCCGAGGAACCCGAAGGCCTCGCCCCTCGGGATGTCGACGTCGATGCCCTCGACCGCGACGAAGTCGCCGAAGGCCTTGGTGAGTCCCCGGGCGTGCACGAGGGGGAGGTCGGAGCCCGAGGTCACGAGGCGGCAGGCTACCGAGACGGTCCGACCGGCCGGCTCGAGGCGCGCGCGAGGTCGACCCGGCGGCCGTAGCGCAGGGCGGCGATCCACAGCGCACCGAAGACCGCGCCGAGGATCACCATGGCCGGGACCAGCAACCCGCACGCCAGCACCAGGACCTGCAGCAGCGAGCCGAGGGAGTACGCCCATGGGTGCCGGAGCAGCCCGGCGCAGACCAGGCAGGCCACGGCGAGCGCGCCGAACCCCCAGGCCACCGCGGCCGGTGGTGCGTCGGTGAGCGCGAGGGCCACCGGGATCGCGAGGGCGACGACGATCGCCTCGAAGAACAGCACCGGTGCCGCCATCGTCCGCACGGGACCAGCCTGCCTCAGCCGACCGGCCCGCGCCCACGCAGCAGGGCTCGGGCCTCCCCCGCGGTGAGAACCGAACCGGTCACCAGCACGGCCGAGGAGCCGAGGGAGGCCGACTCCTCGGCCAGGGTCACGGCTCGGTCCAGCGCGTCCGGGAGGAGGGCCACGACCTCGACCCGGTCGGCTCCGAACACCTCGACGGCCAGCGCGCCGAGCGCGTCCGGGTCGAGCGCCCGCGCGGAGGTCGAGCGGGTGACGACGA
This is a stretch of genomic DNA from Actinomycetes bacterium. It encodes these proteins:
- a CDS encoding rod shape-determining protein, with protein sequence MANKLAFIGRDMAVDLGTANTLVYVRGRGIVLNEPSVVAINQNTGGILAVGAEAKKMIGRTPGNIVAIRPLKDGVIADFDTTERMLRYFIQKVHRRRRYNRPRLVVCVPSGITGVEQRAVKDAGYAAGARKVFIIEEPMAAAIGAGLPVHEPTGNMVVDIGGGTTEVAVISLGGIVTAQSIRVGGDELDNAIIQYVKKEYSLMLGERTAEEIKMAIGSAFPIPDEPHAEIRGRDLVSGLPKTIVVSSEEIRKALEEPVNAIVDAVKTTLDKCPPELSGDIMDRGIVLTGGGALLKGLDERLRHETGMPIHITSDPLDSVALGSGKCVEEFEALQQVLISEPRH
- the ndk gene encoding nucleoside-diphosphate kinase, which translates into the protein MERTLMLVKPDGVARGLVGEVLSRIERKGFRILALELRTLDRPTAEAHYAEHVGKPFFDSLVSFITGGPLVAAVIEGESAISAWRAAMGATNPAQAAPGTIRGDLATVTQENVTHGSDSPESAAREIALFFPDLA
- a CDS encoding ABC transporter permease, which gives rise to MSSTLRLTPPLLQGIGRAPSVVERNVVVYQRGWLMFASGVLEPLFYLLSLGLGLGHLISSVTLGTGQTVTYQEFVAPAMLAASAMQGAVLDVTYNVFFRFKYAKLYDAMLATPLSTSSVAVGEVAWAVMRGAAYSAMFLLVMLALGLVLSWWAVLVLPAAVLAGFAFAGAGMAATTYMRSWQDFSWVSLVTLPLFLLSATFFPLATYPTWVQPIVRCSPLYPAVDLIRSFTLGHPHPGLVVDVVYLLVLGVAGTLLATKRLDRLLLT
- a CDS encoding ABC transporter permease — protein: MGLSTAPTAPTVPADPPAPVMVGRAYLSFVDTFRRTWRGSAATMFGVPVLQLLAFGYGLGHLIGRTNGPVEGVTYVAFLAPGLVAASAMQTALEEATWSVMAAIKWQRTYHAMLATPLTAGQILLSHLLWAATMVAMSTAVLLLVIAVLGLGTGWLVLALPAAVLVGLAFAAPAMAMTARSEDTQSLTYLYRFGVVPLFLFSGTFFPISQLPAWLERLAWVTALWHGVALCRDLVLGRVGWFDLVHVGYLLALLAAGLLLADRAFRRRLVV
- a CDS encoding ABC transporter ATP-binding protein, with the translated sequence MTSGSDLPLVHARGLTKAFGDFVAVEGIDVDIPRGEAFGFLGPNGAGKSSTMRMVGCVSPVTSGTLRIFGLDPAEHGPAIRSRLGVVPQEDSLDQELRVRENLLVYGRYFGLARREVRTRADRLLDFVQLGERADSKVEALSGGMKRRLTIARALINDPELLLLDEPTTGLDPQARHVVWERLFRLKQQGVTLVLTTHYMDEAEQLCDRLVVMDRGRIAAEGSPAQLIAEHSSREVVELRFRDAAAEHVAQLRDLADRVEELPDRLLLYVEDGDATVSTLLARGLHPTSVLARRSTLEDVFLRLTGRTLVD
- a CDS encoding DUF4233 domain-containing protein yields the protein MAAPVLFFEAIVVALAIPVALALTDAPPAAVAWGFGALAVACLVCAGLLRHPWAYSLGSLLQVLVLACGLLVPAMVILGAVFGALWIAALRYGRRVDLARASSRPVGPSR